From the Argentina anserina chromosome 3, drPotAnse1.1, whole genome shotgun sequence genome, the window CATCTCAATGGAGTGCTCCACCGAGATATCAAAAGCTCAAATCTTTTCATAAACAATCAAGGCAGATTGAAACTGGGAGATTTTGGGCTTGCTCGGAATTTTTCGGCGGAAGAAGATCATCAAAACGCTAAGCTTACCAGTCAAGTCGTTACATTGTGGTATAGACCTCCAGAGTTGCTTCTTGGGACTAAAAGTTATGGTCCAGAGGTTGATATGTGGTCTGCTGGTTGTATCTTTGCCGAGCTTCTATGCCAGGGTCGGCCACTTTTCAATAGTAACACAGAAGCTGGTGTTCTAAGTAAGATTGTTGAGGTGTGTGGAGTTCCAGGTGAGGCCAGCTGGCCCGGAGTTTCAAAGCTTCCTTGGTATGAAACATTcttgaagaacatgaaatcgcAGCAGAGGCCTCTTAGTGAGATTTTTAGACATTGTGACCGCCCTACTTTGGAGTTGCTGGAGAAATTGCTTACTCTTGATCCTTCTAAGAGAATATCTGCAAGGGATGCTTTAGATGCTGACTACTTTTGGACTGATCCATTACCTTGCGATCCGAAAAGTCTACGCCCCTATGAGTCATCGCACGAGCTTGATGTCCAAAATGATAAGAAAAAGCGCAAGCTGCAACAATTGCAAGATGAGAAAAATGTTGTAAAATGTCAGAAACCGATGCAGTACCAACAGCCACTTCCCCGTGGAAATCCACCACCCAGTCATCAGAAATCTGAACAAGCAGAGGCCAAAGAGAAACCTGATCATCATGAGCTTGATATTAGAAAGGAGCATGATATGAAATGGCGCAAGCAACAAAAATTGCAAGATGAGGAAACTGTAGCAGAATCTCAGAAATCAGTGCGGTACCAACAACGACATTCCCGTGGCAGTTTACCACGCAGTCATCATATATCTGAACACGCAGAAGCCCGAGAGGAACCTTTCCGTCGCAGCTATAGTTCTCTGTCACCGGTTGCTGCACGGCCTCGCCGCTGTTATGAAAGCAGGCCTCCTCGGCCCTCTTATGGAGCAAGAAGATATTATGAGAGTGATCGTTATGCTTCAGGTCGGGATCGGTACTCAAACATGAGGGATGGAAGGCGTAAATGGCGGTACTAGCTATTAGAAGTGATGCTTTTACCCATAAACAATGAGGGGGTTGATATCTAGAGCTGCCATAGGTTTTCCTTAGCATTACTTGAATTGTAAATGTTTCCATCTGTAATGCAACCAACTGTACGTCCAAATGAAAATATCATACTTTCATCCTAAAATTACTACTTGTTGTGATTCAGAAACTTTAAGAATGAATGCCTTTTGTTTACTCATCATTTACAACAATCGGATGGCTCATGGCTGAGATACGAATCTGTGAcagaattttgtttttaaacgTTTCCTCTGCTCGTTCATTTTTAACCTCACCCTTTTTCATCTGTACGTGATCCATTTTGTAGTGGAAATCTAGATGAAGACCTCCATGGGGACTTGAATGTTAAATTACGAAACTTCTGCTGAAGATTGAGATACAATTCCGAACAGACCTTGTTTTGATGAAATAAGTCAATTGAGTAATTGATTCTACTCTGAGGCATAGCTACCGGCTGGTTCATTTATGTATTTGTTTTCACCTTTGTTTTTCTGAATTAGAAATTGCAGATTTTGACCTAATGTTATCAACTCATTATCATGTGTAAGCTAGTTTTGCTagttttctttatttatttgagttgtttTCAAACATGAACAGAATCATCTTTAGCTTTTGCTCAATTTCTTGAAGATACAGGTGCTTGAAGATACAGGGCACCAGAGTCTTCAGGCATCCTCACAGCTCAATCCGCGTATTGCATGTTGGCAGAGCAGCATCCTGTAGTGAATCGGGGACGTAGAATATGGCATGCTGCTATCCAACCTCGCAAGAGTTTGGCTACATGGAAAGTTTCATTGAATAGGATCCCTACTGATGAGTTCTTAAAGATATTTTCGATGAAgatatatttgtatatattgtGAATTAAACCATATACAAGAGACTTATATATAGTAAAGGCACAAACCACATTTTCCACCACATTTTCCACTAACTCTAACACAGACTCATGAGACTTATATATAGGAAAGGCACAAACGCACAAACCACTTTTTCCACCACCTTTTCCACTAACTCTAACAGAGACCCATACCGGACCATACTATTGGTAATCACCACACAACCAAATACCAATTAGGTATGGTGGCAAGTACCACTAACTCTCAATACTCCTCCTCAAGCTGGATCCAAAAGATTGATGGATCCAAGCTTGGAAAGAATTCCAAGAAACTGAGCTGAGGGAAGAGACTTGGTGAAGATATCTGCTAACTGGTCATGGCTTCGAGTGAACACAGTGTCGATCACTTTGTTTTGAACTTGAGAGCGAACATAGTGGCAGTCCACCTCTATATGCTTAGTGCGCTCGTGAAAAACAGGGTTGGCAGCAATGTGCATTGCCGCTTGATTGTCACGAAACATGGAAATAAGCTGAGCATGAGGAAATCCTAAATAAAAAAGGAGAAACTTCAACCATATCAACTCACAAGCAGTAGAAGTCATAGCGCGGTACTCAGCTTCTGCGCTTGAACGAGCAATAACACTTTGCTTCTTGCTCTTCCATGTTACCAAATTCCCTCCCACCAAAGTACAATATCCAGTTGTTGACTTACAATCACATGAATTTCCAGCCCAATTTGCATCAGAAAATCCCATGATTTTGGTATGATGATTGTTCTTCATCAATATACCTCGACCAATAGAACCTTTAAGATATCGAAGAATCCTCTTGACAATTTGAAAATGTTCCTCAGTAGGTGAATTGACTCACCAAGCTCACTGCAAATGAGATGTCTGGTCTGGTTATGCTGAGATAAGTCAACTTTCCAACAAGCCTCTGATACATTTCCACATTGTTGAATTTATCACCTTCTACTTTTAGTTTCAGCTTGCTGTCAAGAGGTGTGACACTAGGCTTGCAATCTGTTATCTTGGCTTCTTCTGAAAGATCTAGTAAATACTTTCTCTGATTGAGAAACAAACCCTTGGCTGAAGTGGTCATCTCTATACCGAGAAAGTATTTCAACACTCCCAAATCCTTGATCGCAAACTTCTGATGCAAGGAATGTTTAAGAGTATTGATTTCATCTTCATTATCACCTATAATAGTAAGATCATCAACATACACAAATACCACCAACTTGCCATGCTGACCAATTCTCACAAACATGGAGTCTGCACTGCTCGTTTTGAACTCATTAGCTTCCAAAACACAACTTAACTTAGAGTACCAAGCCCTAGGAGATTGTTCAGCCTATACAAAGACTTGTGCAGCCTGCAAACCAGTCTCAGATcacttgtttgaggatgacctAGAGGAAGCTGCATGTAGActtcttcttctaattctccatgtaaaaaaacatttttacatccatttgataCAAGGGCCATGACTGGTTTACTGCAATAGATAGAAGTACTCTAACTGTGTTCATCTTGGCCACAAGAGCAAATTTCTCCTTGTAATCCACCCCATAAGTTTGAGTGAATCCTCTAGCCACCAATCGAGCTTTATATCTTTCAACTGTTCCATCTGACCtgaatttcattttaaaaatCCATTTGCTACCAACAACCCTTTTTCCTTATGGAAGTTGAACTACACTCCAAGTTTTGTTGGCATCCAAAGCTTGAAATCTTCTTTCATGGCAGTGGCCCAAACAGCCTGCTCACTTGCTTCCTGGTAATTTTTTGGTTCAGCAGAACTTGAAATGACTGAGAGAAAGGCTCCATGAGAAGAAGAAACTTTGTTGTAGCATACAAAATTTTCTACTGGATATTTGGAGGAATAAATTTTATAATCTTGCAGTTTAAGTGGAGGTTGCCTAATCCGACTTGGATATCTTCTCTCAGTGGGATTGGCATgatcttcatcatcaacaacTTCTTTTGAGTGAATAACACCATGATCAACAGTCTCATGTGGACTTTCAAGAGTTGAAAATGCATTTTCAGACTCAGCTGCAACATCGTCCGGGTCTTCTGAGTCATCATAAAAAATTCCATAATTACTTTCATCTTGTTCAGTGCCAGCTGCATCTGTATGGACCAGCTGAGATTGATTACTTGCTTCCACTTCTTCCCCACTgattggtaatgaaagaaaatcaaGGAAGTACTCCCCCTGGGGAGATGGAACTGGTGCACTGTAAAATGGAATGTTTTCAATGAATCTGACATCTCTTGGACTACCAGTTTCTTGGTGTGAGGGTTGTAGACTTTGCAACCCTTATGAGTTGAAGAgtaaccaagaaagatacattTAACAACTTTTGGATCAAGTTTAACCATGTGAATAGATTGAACATGAACATAGCATATGCATCCACATATTTTGAGATGAGAGATATTGATTTTTTTGCCTTTCAGAACTTCATATGGAgatttaaaattcaaaatcctACTTGGCAGTCTGTTAATGAGATATGCAGCTGTCTGAACCCCTTGAGACCAAAATCTCTTTGAAACATTCATTTGAAACATGATTGACCTTGTTTTTTCAAGAAGATCACGATTTTTACGTTCAACAATACcattttgttgtggtgttcCTACACAACTTGTCTGATGTATGATTCCATTTGTACTTAAAAATTGTGACATGATTTTGGACATATATTTAGAGCCATTGTCTGAACTGAGGATTCGAAGTTTAGATGAAGACATGGTTGTAACAAggttataaaaatatttgaaggcAAACATGAGATCACTTTTGAGTTTTAACAAGTATAACCAAGTTACTCGAGAGAAGTCAtcaacaaaagtcacaaaatatttataacCATCGAATGAAACAAGAGGGCCAGGTCCCCAAATGTCAGAGTGAACAATTTCAAATGGTTTAGTAGCTCTAGATACAAATGAACTAAAAGGTAGCCTAGATGACTTGGCTAGATGACAAACTTCACACTGAAGTTGCTCTTTACataaagttggaaaaacatatGACAAACACACGGTCTGATGGATGTGCAAGACGTTGATGCCAAAGTTGGTGTTCTTGAGCTAGGCTGATATTAGCTTGAGAAACTTTGGGGATCCTAAACTCCTTTGAGAGATAGTACATACCATTCAGATAAAACCCTTCACCAATCAGCTTCTTGGTTGCTAGGTCTTGGAATATAACTTTGTCAGGATAAAAAATGGCAAGGCATTTTAGAGTATTAGTGATTCGACCAACAAACATCAACTTGAATGGAAAAGAAAGAACATACAAAGCAGTGGATGGTACAATTTCagataaaatatttatttttcccTTTCCTAAAACAGGAGCACCTCTACCATTGACAACAGACACAAGAGAAGGAGAGGacattttttcaaaaatttgaaGCTTAGAATTTTGGTTAGTCATGTGATCAGTTGCCCCTGAATCTATTATCCAAAAATCATTCATAATGCTAGCATGTAAGGCAGTAGAGAAAGCTTTCAAGATACCTGGAACATCATCATGTGACACTCCATCTGCCTCAGATAAGAAGCCAGCAAATTTACCAACCAAAGCTGTAGTATTTCCATCATTCAACTGTTGTTTAGTTCCTTGCTTGAGTTGAAGATAGGCTGCAAACTCATTTATCAACGCAGCTGGGTTGGCAGTGAAATCCAAGAGACCTCCAAAACTAGATGAGGAAAGATTTGCCTTATGAACTGGTGCTTTGAAATTGGACTGAGCATCTCTAGCTGGTTTATCAAATTACTTGAGTTCAAGGTGCAAGATCCaacatctctctctcaaatgCCCCTGACAATTACAGTAAGTGTAAAACAGTTCAAGCCGCTTCCCTTTGTATACCTTCTTCTCATTGAGTCGATGATCACTAGCAAAGGCTCTTGCTTCAGAGGCATCAGTTTTTCAATCTTCATTCATCACTCTCCTCTTAATTTCTTCTCGTTCAATGGTGACGCAGATGCTTGTCAAAGTAGGCAACTCAGACAACATCAGGATGTGGCTGCGCAAATCCTCATATTTAGGGCCCAAACTTGCTAAGAGTTGGAAGATCTTGTCTTCTTATGCTCTCTTTTGTAGGATGGTGGCGTCGGTGGTGTGAGGTCTGTACATATCGATCTCATGCCACATGCCTTTGATGTTGTCAAGGTGATGAACGAAGGTACTTGCTCCTTGCTTGAGACAAGTGATGTCTCTTTGCAATTGAAACATCCTTGTGGCATGATTTTGGTTGGCATACAATTCTTTCACAGCCTTCCAGAGATGCTGAGAATATTCATAATAATTGAAGATTTCTCTAATGGCGGGTTCCATAGAATTTAGGAGCCATGACATGACTAGCTGATTCTTGTTAAGCTATGCTTCATAATTAACAGATAAAGGCTCAGGAATTTGAACACTTCGAGTAATAAATCCAAGCTTGGATCTACCACCGAGAGCAAGAGTCATAGATCTAAACCAAGAAAGATAATTAAGCTCATTAAGGAGCGTAGAAGATAGGCTTTGATTTGGGTTTGGATCAACATCTAGGATTTGTGAAATTGGGAAAAAAGAAATTGTTGAGCTGCTACTGGAATCTTATAGATCAGCCATGACTGAAAAGAGCTCAAAAAGACAAGCCTATAAATAGTCATGCCCTGATACCATACATATATTTTAGATGAAGATAGATTTGCATATATTGTGAATTAAACCATATACAAGAGACTTATATATAGGAAAGACACAAACCACTTTTTCCACTAACTCTACTTATATATAGGAAAGGCACAAACACACAAACCACCTTTTCCACTATATTTTCCATTAACTCTATAGAGACCCATACGGGGCCATACTATTGGTAATCACCACACAACCAAATACCAATTAGGTATGGTGGCAAGTACCACCAACTCTCAATAGTTCCTTTGGCGTCGGGGTTCAGTTATTTGTTCCCGATGTTATTTATGCCGAAACAATTTTGAGAGCACTAATCATCTCTTTATCACATGTGAGTACTCATTATCCTTATGGTCTTGGGTTGCCTCTCTGTTCAAGCTTCCTTTTAATTCAGGTTTGTCTCTGCTTGATCTTTTTGGTGATACATAC encodes:
- the LOC126787000 gene encoding cyclin-dependent kinase C-1-like gives rise to the protein MAVAARGQLNFNEVHGGFKGVDSFEKLELLGQGTYGEVHKAKEKGTGEVVALKKLKLAKENYEVEGFPIAAIREIKILNKFHHENIIKLKEIVTSPVQNNQVLGDCGIYMVFEYMEHDLTGLVNRQGARFSVPQVKCYMKQLLMGLHYCHLNGVLHRDIKSSNLFINNQGRLKLGDFGLARNFSAEEDHQNAKLTSQVVTLWYRPPELLLGTKSYGPEVDMWSAGCIFAELLCQGRPLFNSNTEAGVLSKIVEVCGVPGEASWPGVSKLPWYETFLKNMKSQQRPLSEIFRHCDRPTLELLEKLLTLDPSKRISARDALDADYFWTDPLPCDPKSLRPYESSHELDVQNDKKKRKLQQLQDEKNVVKCQKPMQYQQPLPRGNPPPSHQKSEQAEAREEPFRRSYSSLSPVAARPRRCYESRPPRPSYGARRYYESDRYASGRDRYSNMRDGRRKWRY